TCCCTTCAAGGCTCCCAGGACATAATCTCAGGCCACACTCTGGCCTGCTCCTGTGTGGCCCCCTAAGCCTCCCACAGTGCCCTGTGGAATGCATGGTTTGTCCTGGACAGGACGTCCTGGCCTTCATTTTTTTCAGCCAAGTCTCTCCCTGCCTGGTGCTAAGTGAAATCTGAATATCCCCTGAAGAAACCGCTTCTCTGTAGCCCCGTCCAGTGGTGGCAACGTTGCcatccccctccccatcccacatTGGTACTGCTGGGTCTGGAGATGGAATCCGTTCCTCCTTGCTGCTGTTTCAACCCCTGTTCCCGCTTTGTCCTTCTGACCCTCTACAAGCCTTGGAGACCTGAACCACCCCGTCCTGCTCCATTTGCTATCTGCCCTTTTCCATGCTACAGACATCTCTCAGTGTCTACAGGGATTGCTATCAGGACACTATGCCCACATCTGTGGATGCTCCAGGCCCTTGTATGCAACGGCACACTACTTGCATAGTACACACATGCTCTCATGTACTTTAAATCATGTCTACGTTACTTCTAATAGCTAAAACAATGGGAATGCTGTGGAAATAGTTGTTCCGCAGTACTGCTTAGGAAATACTGGTGTATTCATtcaattcttcaaatatttttttaatttgaaaggcaggaagaaagagTTGGGGAGGATGGCAGAGAATGGAGtcgggccaatccaaagcaggagccaggagcttctgcgtctcccacacgggtaaggagcccaagcacttgggccatctccaatgctttcctaggccattagcagagacctggatcagaagtggagcagctaggactcaagccagcgctgcaagcagagacttaacctacatcacagtgctggcccctgagtggTCAATtctgcacatgttcagtacagtTTTTCCTCCTTTCAATCCACAATTGGTTGAATCTGCAGGCGCAGAACCCATGGATAGGGAGGgataactgtattttttttttcccccacaggcagagtggacagtggagacagaaaggtcttccttttccgttggttcaccctccaatggccgccgcggccggcgcacggcgctgatctgaagccaggagccaggtgcttctcctggtctcccatgtgggtgcagggcccaagcacttgggccatcctccactgcacttctgggccacagcagagagctagaccagaagagaagcaaccgagacagaatccagtgccccgcctgggactagaacctggtgtgccagtgccacaggcggattagcctattgagctgcagcactggccgaTAACTGTATTCTAACTTTGCTTGAAGATGGTAGCTCCTGGCTTGCTGTGTATGTCAGGGCTTTTCGTGCCATTAGGATGGCTCTGCCTCTCACAAAGACGGTACCTCCACTGTCCTGGCCTCTTGGTTCCTCTTTTCACTTTCCATGGGCTTCTCCCCGAAGTTGGGCCATGTATTTTCCTTGTGAAACTTCAGCTCttggaaggtcttcctttgataTCCAGGGAGCCACACTCTGGCTTTCCTACTGCCCCCTTTCCTCCCCAGCGTTACCCTATATGATGGCATTAAATGATCCACGCATTCCTAATTCCCAAGCATTTCTGCCTCGGTCCTTCCTGGTAAACTGTCTCTACTGGGAAATCTGACAGGAATCTCACACTTAACATACCCAATTCAATTCATTTACCCTCTTTAGATTCTTTCTTTCCAAGTGTACCCCATTAACAGCAAAATTCATTAGCTCAGGCAACATAACTTGGGAATCATCTTTTGACTCCTGTTTCTACCCTATATCCAATCCATCAACACATTGCTGGCTCCATCTTTGAAATGTAACAATAACCCAAGTACTTTTGAACACCTCCACAGTTAGTGACCCAGATCGAATTCTATGGAGACTGTAGATTAGAACTTTCTGAACATCAGTTGTCATTCTGTGCACTTCACAGTTCTATTAAACACCCAGACCACgggaggtgctgtggtgcagcaagttaaagccccaggctgcagagaagaaatccatatgggtgcaggttcaagtcccggctgctccagcaccctgctaatgtgcctggcaaagcagtggaagatgacccaagtccttgggtccctgcaaccatgtggaagatcggaaagaagcttctggctcctgggattggctcagctctgttgcagccacttggggagtgaaccagcagatggaagacctctctctgtaactcttgtctttcaaaaacaaaaacaaaaaacaaggccACATCTCGCCTGAAACCTTCCAGTAGCTTCCTATTATTGTCAGTGCAGTCCTCACTGGAGTTCACAAAGTCACATAAGATCTGGTGCCTGTCACCCCCATCTCATGGTCTTGTCTATTTGGTGCCATGTTGTGCTTTTGTGGATTTCTGTTTGAAGTagccccaggcacagccctgaACGTGCTCAAGTGTTATGTAGCATTCTTAAGCATAAGGCAGCTGTGATGTGCCTTACAGAGAGTATCCCTGTTAAACTTCATTCAGGCCTGTTACAGTCCTGCCAGCCGTGAGTTCAATGGTAACGTAATGAATCAGCACTATACATTAACTAAGGTTATCATCAGATAGAACCCCAGAAAAGCTGGTTGACGAAACTGCTGTGGCCAGATGCTTGCAGGAGTCTCACACTGTTTAGTATTTGCTAACTCAGTGTTCCTGGTGACTTAAAGTTAACTACCAAACGTGGCAAGAATCAACTCTCTCAAAATCAATTTCTCTCCTAGTACTACCTAACATATACacagggacttcaaaatgttcctggaaaatggaattaaaaggttaagtttgctttggtgcaaaatatattaaaatcttgATATTTGAGTATTAATCTACTTATTTAGAAGGCAAACTCCTACAAGGCAAAAATTTCCTTTCACTGTATTGCCTCACCTTGGGTTCACAGAAGTGTTTGGCACTTATTGGAAACACTTGTTATATGGATAATCAATAACAAACAAAGGATGGACAAGCAAGTCCTCAAAGAAACTCAGCTGCCAGTACTTACCTCACATggatatgtaaaaaaaaaaaaaaaaaaagtctccattgTCAGTGCTACTGCCTACCATTGGGAGGCCTCAGGGAGGTCAATCATGAAATCACAAAGACTGTAATTGTGTATCTGCTTTGACCAGGCAGGGCCACTCTCCCAAAAGAAAACTCGGACTTGTGGTAACATTTCACTAAGGGTACCTGCTGTAGCACTATTGACAGCAGCAGCTGCAAAACTCTAAATCACCTAAGAATCTAAAAAGATTAGTGAAACAATGGCTATCTATATAATGTGGCATTATGTAGCTGTTCTACAGGTTTTCAATAACTGAGATGGAAAACTCATTAAACAAATCATATAAGTAAGTTCTAGCAggctctcatttttatttaaaatctatatGCATAAAACATGATTGTTTGCAATAGCTATCATTAAGTATCAATCAAGATGGATGATTCAAAATCCGGTTTTcctgtatttttccatttttatttacaataaatatgtattatatgcTTATATGACTATATTCAATaatctcacatacacacacacacacatatacacacacaaaaaaaaaaccaggagggGTGTGGGAGTAAATCTGACAAATAGATTATGAAGTACTGAGTTTCTGGCCACGTCTTTTACCCAAAGACCACTGCCACCCTTAAATCTAAGGAACTGCTGCTGTCACTTGAAATCACTACGGCGGCGATGCTGTCTGGGGATCTCATCGCGACATGAAGCCTGAGAGGTGGAACTGAAGCAGATAACACTGCTGACTACGTGACAACAACTCTACTCAATCCCAGCCCTACAACGTATCCACAGTGTACAGGGGCTCTTTATCTGTAAAGTGTGATCAAAGCATCTCATGCATTAAGAATGCTGGGATTTAACTGAATCAACATTTCATAACATTACAGAACCCAACAGGCTCATAGCAAGCCTGGTAAACACTGGTTATTATTCTCTTCCTAAACAGAACTGTTACATGGTGTCTCACTCTGTGTACATAACTAAATGCCTTGGCAAGAAATTCAGGTTAATGTTAATGTTTTGTATATCACTATAAACATACATTACTTCTTACTGTTAAAGCTCATTTATTGGTAACTTAATATTACTCGAAGTTCTAGCAGTAAGATTTCCTGGCATCTTTCATAAGGAGAAAAAGCAGACGACTGGTCCTGAGTAAGTTTACATCTTCACAGCACTCTATGAACAGAAGAAACAGGCTTGGGCTCTAGGACCACAGAACCAGAAGCGCAACTGTCACACATTCATATACTGCACACAACAACTTATGTTTGTCTAGTGTTTTTCCTGACCTGACATaaccaaaatttaaaatctgCAAATTCAATGCACCCAACTGCACTGCCAAAAACGATACAGTAACTCTTCatgttttacattttgaaatcttcatcttCCCATAAGCAGAAAATGAAACCAACAAGGAGGATACATTCCTGATCAATTTAATTTGTAAAACGGAGTCCATGCTTCACAGGCAGAACCAGAAGGAAGACAACCCTCCAGGAGCTTACATTTTGTTCATGGTTATTACATAAGGCCAGTGTATGAACACTACCTGAAAACACGTTTTTTTCTAAGtgcaataataaatattaaactgaaaagaattaagcatttaaaaattctcaaacaGGTACTCGTCAAAATGAGGTAAGTCTAGTGTGTCATTAACTAAAGGATTTAATGCTGAAGTGGAAAAAAACTCATCGAAAATATCAGTCTTCACGGGACTCTCCAAGCTTAACGTTTTAATGCAGGCATTACTTGTTGCTAAGTCTGGCTGAACTTCACATTGATTTTTCTTGCTGGGGCTGCAATAATTATGGTCCTGTCGCAGATGTGTGTTTTGGGGAATATCATTTAACTCACTAGGTACTGGTGCTGGAATACAGTTATCTCCCATTTCCAAGTATCCAAAGTCAACATCTCCATTGTCTGAGAGCTCTGTTGAAACAGTGTTTGTAGGAGACAACAGTTCTGCTAAAATGTCTTCATGAGTCTGACCACTGTATGAGGAAACATCAGAAACAGGAGTGCACCCAGGTTGCTTATCTGCAATATCAATCTGAAACTGCAGCTCATTTAACAAGTCTTCTAACGAGTCACAGTCATTTGGAGACTCACACTGGGACACTTGCTCTAAATGTTCACTTGCAAGTGTTCCATTTTGGGGGGAAGACTTCAGGGtagctaatttcttctttttggcttttagttttttaagaagtTTTAGTCGAAGTTTATGGATCTGACCTTCAACTGAGTCTCCATGTTTTGCTGAAGAAAGAGGACTGTGGCTGAGGTGAGCTCTATAGGAGGTGTTTTCACACTTCTTCAAACCTTCTGAGGCAGCACTCGAAGCGGGAGCAGCAATTCTAGCAGGTGGAGCAGCCATGTGAGCCGGTGGAGGACCTGGAGCTGCGGTTTTGCTAGCAGGTGGAGGAGCGGCCATGCTAGCCGGCGGAGGAGGAGCTATGCTAGCAGGTGGAGGAGCGGCCATGCTAGCCGGCGGAGGAGGAGCTATGCTAGCAGGTGGAGGAGCGGCCATGCTAGCCGGCGGAGGAGGAGCTATGCTAGCAggtggaggagcagccgggcgaagtggcagaggagctggaggagcagcAATTCTGGCAGGTGGAGCAGCCGTGTGAGCCggtggaggagctggagctgcggtTTTGCTAGGTGGTGGAGGAGCGGCTGTGCTAGTAGGTGGAGCAGCTGTGCTAGCTGGTGGAGGAGCGGCCGTGCCAGCAGGTGGACAAGCTGGTGGGGGACTCTGGACCGGAAGTGGCTTACCTGCGTGCCTCCGAGATTTCTTGGATACCTGCTTACCCTTTTGGTTTCTACCTTTACCTTTAAAGCCATCTACACTATTTGCCCTTGTAACGACTGAATGCAGAACAGTGTCTCTATTGCAAGCTGAAACACAGAGTGGCATGAAAGAAGCCCCCCTGCTTAATAAGCCTTTAACCCAACTTCCCACAAATGGTTTCTTCTGATTTTCTTTCAGACACTGACTCTGTAGTGACTTCACTGTGAAGGTCTGGGGTTCTGCTACAGGCTTTTTCTCCTCCAAATTAGAAAGCTGAGATGTAGTGTGTTGTTCTGATTTTAATTCCTCCAATTTTTGTGGAAAGGACTGTTTGAACTGAGCGCTCGTCTCCATTTCTGTTGCCTCCACTCCCTGTGTAAGGACTGCAGCGTGACTGTCACTCACAGATTTAGAACTGCCGCTGTCTCCCGTATTCGGCTGCACTGACGCCATGTTTGTATTTACAACTTGAGATGGAACGCCTAAACCTACACACTGGTCTTGAACTTGTTTTTCTTTACATGGATCTGATACCGAAGAAGCCGTTAGTGAGTCTTGTGATGGTAAAGCTCTGGTTTCGACAATTCCTGTATTTTCTGCTACAGGCTTATTTTCTAAGTTTGGGAAAGACTGAGAGTTCACTTGGACAACAGAGGCGGTTTCCTGGACAGTTTCTTTAAGTGTCAAAGGTAAAACCTTATTGGCAACCCAATCTTTTGGTTCTGGGAGAAAATGATCCCCAGGAGCCACGGCATCGCCTGGTGGAAGAGCGACTGATCTACCTGCAGGGTGAGTCATGGAGGCCGCGCCAGCTGAGGGGGCCGCACGCCCAGGACACAGCGCTGGAGACGCCGGCTGCTCAGCACCAGAAGCGTGCTCATCGCTGGGTTTTTCAAGCAGAAGGCGAGCACCTTCTTTATCTGTCACTTGGGAtgtttttctttcccaaataACGATATGGATCTCTGAAGCAGGAATTTCAAATTCTTCATGCCTTTCAGAACACAGGCCTTTTAAGTCATCACATTCCAGCCAACTTCCTGGGGGTTAGGAAAGAAAGTCAAAGAGGGTTACACATTCAAACATCACCATCCTGTGTTAACTCTCTTctgatctttttaaaacatgg
The DNA window shown above is from Oryctolagus cuniculus chromosome 9, mOryCun1.1, whole genome shotgun sequence and carries:
- the USPL1 gene encoding SUMO-specific isopeptidase USPL1 isoform X5, with translation MATKDDPSTVDISGVGQTSPQNEGGTSELEIPLESKCTSSRRTFYVQWKNAHALCWLDCILSALVHLEGLKNTVTELCSKEESVFWQLFTKYNQANKLLSATQLDEIKGGDYKKLPSKILAEIETCLNEVRAEIFSRLQPLLRCTLGDMESPVFAFPLLLKLEPHIEKLFTYSFSWDFECSQCGHQYQHRCTKSLVTFTNVIPEWHPLNAAHFGPCNNCNNKSQIRKMVLEKVSPIFMVHFVEGLPQKDLQRYAFHLEGCLYEIKSIIQYQASNHFITWILDADGSWLECDDLKGLCSERHEEFEIPASEIHIVIWERKTSQVTDKEGARLLLEKPSDEHASGAEQPASPALCPGRAAPSAGAASMTHPAGRSVALPPGDAVAPGDHFLPEPKDWVANKVLPLTLKETVQETASVVQVNSQSFPNLENKPVAENTGIVETRALPSQDSLTASSVSDPCKEKQVQDQCVGLGVPSQVVNTNMASVQPNTGDSGSSKSVSDSHAAVLTQGVEATEMETSAQFKQSFPQKLEELKSEQHTTSQLSNLEEKKPVAEPQTFTVKSLQSQCLKENQKKPFVGSWVKGLLSRGASFMPLCVSACNRDTVLHSVVTRANSVDGFKGKGRNQKGKQVSKKSRRHAGKPLPVQSPPPACPPAGTAAPPPASTAAPPTSTAAPPPPSKTAAPAPPPAHTAAPPARIAAPPAPLPLRPAAPPPASIAPPPPASMAAPPPASIAPPPPASMAAPPPASIAPPPPASMAAPPPASKTAAPGPPPAHMAAPPARIAAPASSAASEGLKKCENTSYRAHLSHSPLSSAKHGDSVEGQIHKLRLKLLKKLKAKKKKLATLKSSPQNGTLASEHLEQVSQCESPNDCDSLEDLLNELQFQIDIADKQPGCTPVSDVSSYSGQTHEDILAELLSPTNTVSTELSDNGDVDFGYLEMGDNCIPAPVPSELNDIPQNTHLRQDHNYCSPSKKNQCEVQPDLATSNACIKTLSLESPVKTDIFDEFFSTSALNPLVNDTLDLPHFDEYLFENF
- the USPL1 gene encoding SUMO-specific isopeptidase USPL1 isoform X1, producing MMDSPKIGNGLPVIGPGTDIGISSLHMVGYLGKNYDPSKVPSDGYCPACREKGKLKALKTYRISFQESIFLCEDLQCIYPLGFKSLNNLISPGSEDCHTPNKPHKRKLLETSYNDAPVLANSKKTRHHIIDGEPILDSKYNGEVYNETSSKCSDGSTQQHPIGTAYSLEQNKVLEAGIVDMATKDDPSTVDISGVGQTSPQNEGGTSELEIPLESKCTSSRRTFYVQWKNAHALCWLDCILSALVHLEGLKNTVTELCSKEESVFWQLFTKYNQANKLLSATQLDEIKGGDYKKLPSKILAEIETCLNEVRAEIFSRLQPLLRCTLGDMESPVFAFPLLLKLEPHIEKLFTYSFSWDFECSQCGHQYQHRCTKSLVTFTNVIPEWHPLNAAHFGPCNNCNNKSQIRKMVLEKSRPANSSSSWKSSAVLKQMCFDCILPAFLFFHSGIVGQNYLFWCHQKSCLFKLLGVSPIFMVHFVEGLPQKDLQRYAFHLEGCLYEIKSIIQYQASNHFITWILDADGSWLECDDLKGLCSERHEEFEIPASEIHIVIWERKTSQVTDKEGARLLLEKPSDEHASGAEQPASPALCPGRAAPSAGAASMTHPAGRSVALPPGDAVAPGDHFLPEPKDWVANKVLPLTLKETVQETASVVQVNSQSFPNLENKPVAENTGIVETRALPSQDSLTASSVSDPCKEKQVQDQCVGLGVPSQVVNTNMASVQPNTGDSGSSKSVSDSHAAVLTQGVEATEMETSAQFKQSFPQKLEELKSEQHTTSQLSNLEEKKPVAEPQTFTVKSLQSQCLKENQKKPFVGSWVKGLLSRGASFMPLCVSACNRDTVLHSVVTRANSVDGFKGKGRNQKGKQVSKKSRRHAGKPLPVQSPPPACPPAGTAAPPPASTAAPPTSTAAPPPPSKTAAPAPPPAHTAAPPARIAAPPAPLPLRPAAPPPASIAPPPPASMAAPPPASIAPPPPASMAAPPPASIAPPPPASMAAPPPASKTAAPGPPPAHMAAPPARIAAPASSAASEGLKKCENTSYRAHLSHSPLSSAKHGDSVEGQIHKLRLKLLKKLKAKKKKLATLKSSPQNGTLASEHLEQVSQCESPNDCDSLEDLLNELQFQIDIADKQPGCTPVSDVSSYSGQTHEDILAELLSPTNTVSTELSDNGDVDFGYLEMGDNCIPAPVPSELNDIPQNTHLRQDHNYCSPSKKNQCEVQPDLATSNACIKTLSLESPVKTDIFDEFFSTSALNPLVNDTLDLPHFDEYLFENF
- the USPL1 gene encoding SUMO-specific isopeptidase USPL1 isoform X4, yielding MATKDDPSTVDISGVGQTSPQNEGGTSELEIPLESKCTSSRRTFYVQWKNAHALCWLDCILSALVHLEGLKNTVTELCSKEESVFWQLFTKYNQANKLLSATQLDEIKGGDYKKLPSKILAEIETCLNEVRAEIFSRLQPLLRCTLGDMESPVFAFPLLLKLEPHIEKLFTYSFSWDFECSQCGHQYQHRCTKSLVTFTNVIPEWHPLNAAHFGPCNNCNNKSQIRKMVLEKSRPANSSSSWKSSAVLKQMCFDCILPAFLFFHSGIVGQNYLFWCHQKSCLFKLLGVSPIFMVHFVEGLPQKDLQRYAFHLEGCLYEIKSIIQYQASNHFITWILDADGSWLECDDLKGLCSERHEEFEIPASEIHIVIWERKTSQVTDKEGARLLLEKPSDEHASGAEQPASPALCPGRAAPSAGAASMTHPAGRSVALPPGDAVAPGDHFLPEPKDWVANKVLPLTLKETVQETASVVQVNSQSFPNLENKPVAENTGIVETRALPSQDSLTASSVSDPCKEKQVQDQCVGLGVPSQVVNTNMASVQPNTGDSGSSKSVSDSHAAVLTQGVEATEMETSAQFKQSFPQKLEELKSEQHTTSQLSNLEEKKPVAEPQTFTVKSLQSQCLKENQKKPFVGSWVKGLLSRGASFMPLCVSACNRDTVLHSVVTRANSVDGFKGKGRNQKGKQVSKKSRRHAGKPLPVQSPPPACPPAGTAAPPPASTAAPPTSTAAPPPPSKTAAPAPPPAHTAAPPARIAAPPAPLPLRPAAPPPASIAPPPPASMAAPPPASIAPPPPASMAAPPPASIAPPPPASMAAPPPASKTAAPGPPPAHMAAPPARIAAPASSAASEGLKKCENTSYRAHLSHSPLSSAKHGDSVEGQIHKLRLKLLKKLKAKKKKLATLKSSPQNGTLASEHLEQVSQCESPNDCDSLEDLLNELQFQIDIADKQPGCTPVSDVSSYSGQTHEDILAELLSPTNTVSTELSDNGDVDFGYLEMGDNCIPAPVPSELNDIPQNTHLRQDHNYCSPSKKNQCEVQPDLATSNACIKTLSLESPVKTDIFDEFFSTSALNPLVNDTLDLPHFDEYLFENF
- the USPL1 gene encoding SUMO-specific isopeptidase USPL1 isoform X2: MMDSPKIGNGLPVIGPGTDIGISSLHMVGYLGKNYDPSKVPSDGYCPACREKGKLKALKTYRISFQESIFLCEDLQCIYPLGFKSLNNLISPGSEDCHTPNKPHKRKLLETSYNDAPVLANSKKTRHHIIDGEPILDSKYNGEVYNETSSKCSDGSTQQHPIGTAYSLEQNKVLEAGIVDMATKDDPSTVDISGVGQTSPQNEGGTSELEIPLESKCTSSRRTFYVQWKNAHALCWLDCILSALVHLEGLKNTVTELCSKEESVFWQLFTKYNQANKLLSATQLDEIKGGDYKKLPSKILAEIETCLNEVRAEIFSRLQPLLRCTLGDMESPVFAFPLLLKLEPHIEKLFTYSFSWDFECSQCGHQYQHRCTKSLVTFTNVIPEWHPLNAAHFGPCNNCNNKSQIRKMVLEKSRPANSSSSWKSSAVLKQMCFDCILPAFLFFHSGIVGQNYLFWCHQKSCLFKLLGVSPIFMVHFVEGLPQKDLQRYAFHLEGCLYEIKSIIQYQASNHFITWILDADGSWLECDDLKGLCSERHEEFEIPASEIHIVIWERKTSQVTDKEGARLLLEKPSDEHASGAEQPASPALCPGRAAPSAGAASMTHPAGRSVALPPGDAVAPGDHFLPEPKDWVANKVLPLTLKETVQETASVVQVNSQSFPNLENKPVAENTGIVETRALPSQDSLTASSVSDPCKEKQVQDQCVGLGVPSQVVNTNMASVQPNTGDSGSSKSVSDSHAAVLTQGVEATEMETSAQFKQSFPQKLEELKSEQHTTSQLSNLEEKKPVAEPQTFTVKSLQSQCLKENQKKPFVGSWVKGLLSRGASFMPLCVSACNRDTVLHSVVTRANSVDGFKGKGRNQKGKQVSKKSRRHAGKPLPVQSPPPACPPAGTAAPPPASKTAAPAPPPAHTAAPPARIAAPPAPLPLRPAAPPPASIAPPPPASMAAPPPASIAPPPPASMAAPPPASIAPPPPASMAAPPPASKTAAPGPPPAHMAAPPARIAAPASSAASEGLKKCENTSYRAHLSHSPLSSAKHGDSVEGQIHKLRLKLLKKLKAKKKKLATLKSSPQNGTLASEHLEQVSQCESPNDCDSLEDLLNELQFQIDIADKQPGCTPVSDVSSYSGQTHEDILAELLSPTNTVSTELSDNGDVDFGYLEMGDNCIPAPVPSELNDIPQNTHLRQDHNYCSPSKKNQCEVQPDLATSNACIKTLSLESPVKTDIFDEFFSTSALNPLVNDTLDLPHFDEYLFENF
- the USPL1 gene encoding SUMO-specific isopeptidase USPL1 isoform X3 translates to MMDSPKIGNGLPVIGPGTDIGISSLHMVGYLGKNYDPSKVPSDGYCPACREKGKLKALKTYRISFQESIFLCEDLQCIYPLGFKSLNNLISPGSEDCHTPNKPHKRKLLETSYNDAPVLANSKKTRHHIIDGEPILDSKYNGEVYNETSSKCSDGSTQQHPIGTAYSLEQNKVLEAGIVDMATKDDPSTVDISGVGQTSPQNEGGTSELEIPLESKCTSSRRTFYVQWKNAHALCWLDCILSALVHLEGLKNTVTELCSKEESVFWQLFTKYNQANKLLSATQLDEIKGGDYKKLPSKILAEIETCLNEVRAEIFSRLQPLLRCTLGDMESPVFAFPLLLKLEPHIEKLFTYSFSWDFECSQCGHQYQHRCTKSLVTFTNVIPEWHPLNAAHFGPCNNCNNKSQIRKMVLEKVSPIFMVHFVEGLPQKDLQRYAFHLEGCLYEIKSIIQYQASNHFITWILDADGSWLECDDLKGLCSERHEEFEIPASEIHIVIWERKTSQVTDKEGARLLLEKPSDEHASGAEQPASPALCPGRAAPSAGAASMTHPAGRSVALPPGDAVAPGDHFLPEPKDWVANKVLPLTLKETVQETASVVQVNSQSFPNLENKPVAENTGIVETRALPSQDSLTASSVSDPCKEKQVQDQCVGLGVPSQVVNTNMASVQPNTGDSGSSKSVSDSHAAVLTQGVEATEMETSAQFKQSFPQKLEELKSEQHTTSQLSNLEEKKPVAEPQTFTVKSLQSQCLKENQKKPFVGSWVKGLLSRGASFMPLCVSACNRDTVLHSVVTRANSVDGFKGKGRNQKGKQVSKKSRRHAGKPLPVQSPPPACPPAGTAAPPPASTAAPPTSTAAPPPPSKTAAPAPPPAHTAAPPARIAAPPAPLPLRPAAPPPASIAPPPPASMAAPPPASIAPPPPASMAAPPPASIAPPPPASMAAPPPASKTAAPGPPPAHMAAPPARIAAPASSAASEGLKKCENTSYRAHLSHSPLSSAKHGDSVEGQIHKLRLKLLKKLKAKKKKLATLKSSPQNGTLASEHLEQVSQCESPNDCDSLEDLLNELQFQIDIADKQPGCTPVSDVSSYSGQTHEDILAELLSPTNTVSTELSDNGDVDFGYLEMGDNCIPAPVPSELNDIPQNTHLRQDHNYCSPSKKNQCEVQPDLATSNACIKTLSLESPVKTDIFDEFFSTSALNPLVNDTLDLPHFDEYLFENF